One segment of Streptomyces sp. TG1A-8 DNA contains the following:
- a CDS encoding ABC transporter ATP-binding protein: protein MDASSSPPLTAPSTVAVELAGITKRFPGVVANHDIHLTVRKGTVHALVGENGAGKSTLMKILYGMQKPDEGTIAVDGEQVAFASPGDAIARGIGMVHQHFMLADNLTVLENVVLGSEKLHGIGGGARRRIGEISDRYGLGIRPDALVEDLGVADRQRVEIVKVLYRGARTLILDEPTAVLVPQEVDALFANLRELKSEGLSVIFISHKLGEVLSVADDITVIRRGTTVGTAIPSETTPRQLAEMMVGSELPTPETAESTVTDRPVLQVENLTVHAAGASLGSGGEPAASGPTGVLLTDPAAGEAKRVLDDVSFTIHAGEVMGIAGVEGNGQTELIDALIGTRHADSGRIVFLGEDITPWSTRRRREQGVGYIPEDRHRQGLLLESPLWENRILGHVTEKPNARGFWLDIKGAQADTRRIVEEYDVRTPGIDVTAASLSGGNQQKLIVGREMSHDPKFLIAAHPTRGVDVGAQAQIWDRIREARREGLAVLLISADLDELIGLSDTLRVIYDGRLVADADPAAITPEELGSAMTGAASGHLEHETTAPEGDDNAGPEDEAR from the coding sequence ATCGACGCGTCCAGCAGCCCTCCGCTCACCGCTCCGTCGACAGTCGCGGTGGAGCTCGCGGGCATCACCAAGCGGTTCCCCGGTGTCGTGGCCAACCACGACATCCACCTCACGGTCCGCAAGGGCACCGTGCACGCCCTCGTCGGCGAGAACGGCGCCGGCAAGTCGACCCTGATGAAGATCCTCTACGGCATGCAGAAGCCGGACGAGGGCACCATCGCGGTCGACGGCGAGCAGGTCGCCTTCGCGTCCCCGGGCGACGCCATCGCCCGCGGCATCGGCATGGTCCACCAGCACTTCATGCTGGCCGACAACCTGACCGTGCTGGAGAACGTGGTGCTCGGCAGCGAGAAGCTGCACGGCATCGGCGGCGGCGCCCGCAGGAGGATCGGGGAGATCTCCGACCGCTACGGCCTGGGCATCCGCCCGGACGCCCTGGTCGAGGACCTCGGTGTCGCCGACCGCCAGCGCGTGGAGATCGTCAAGGTCCTCTACCGGGGCGCCCGCACCCTCATCCTCGACGAGCCGACCGCCGTGCTCGTCCCGCAGGAGGTCGACGCGCTCTTCGCCAACCTGCGCGAGCTGAAGTCCGAGGGACTGTCCGTCATCTTCATCTCCCACAAGCTGGGCGAGGTGCTGTCCGTCGCCGACGACATCACCGTCATCCGGCGCGGTACGACGGTCGGGACCGCGATCCCGTCCGAGACGACCCCGCGCCAGCTCGCCGAGATGATGGTCGGCAGCGAGCTGCCCACCCCGGAGACCGCCGAGTCCACCGTCACCGACCGGCCCGTCCTGCAGGTCGAGAACCTCACCGTCCACGCCGCCGGCGCCTCCCTCGGCAGCGGGGGCGAGCCCGCCGCGAGCGGCCCCACCGGCGTGCTGCTCACCGACCCGGCCGCCGGCGAGGCCAAGCGCGTCCTGGACGACGTCTCCTTCACCATCCACGCCGGTGAGGTCATGGGCATCGCCGGTGTGGAGGGCAACGGCCAGACCGAACTGATCGACGCGCTCATCGGCACCCGGCACGCCGACTCCGGCCGGATCGTCTTCCTCGGCGAGGACATCACCCCCTGGTCCACCCGCAGGCGCCGCGAGCAGGGCGTCGGCTACATCCCCGAGGACCGCCACCGTCAGGGCCTGCTGCTGGAGTCCCCGCTGTGGGAGAACCGCATCCTCGGCCACGTCACCGAGAAGCCCAACGCCAGGGGCTTCTGGCTGGACATCAAGGGCGCCCAGGCCGACACCCGCCGGATCGTGGAGGAGTACGACGTCCGCACCCCCGGCATCGACGTCACCGCCGCCTCCCTGTCCGGCGGCAACCAGCAGAAGCTGATCGTCGGCCGCGAGATGAGCCACGACCCGAAGTTCCTGATCGCCGCCCACCCGACCCGCGGTGTGGACGTCGGCGCCCAGGCGCAGATCTGGGACCGCATCCGCGAGGCCCGCCGCGAGGGCCTGGCCGTGCTGCTGATCTCCGCCGACCTGGACGAGCTGATCGGGCTGTCGGACACCCTGCGCGTCATCTACGACGGCAGGCTGGTCGCGGACGCCGACCCGGCCGCCATCACCCCCGAAGAGCTGGGCTCGGCCATGACGGGAGCCGCGTCCGGCCACCTGGAGCACGAAACGACCGCGCCCGAGGGCGACGACAACGCCGGTCCGGAGGACGAGGCCCGATGA
- a CDS encoding ABC transporter permease, with product MKKFDKERVLVAVAGPVIALVLAVVLTSIVLLASGKNPFEPYGLMLQQATFSDVQVLIINQATLYYIAAIAVALGFRMNLFNIGVDGQYRLAVVMTAVVGANVALPSFLQIPLLLVVAMGTGALWAGVAGVLKVTRGVSEVVATIMLNSIATAVIGYVTLSNVWGVPVGDNMTTGVMHRSGWFPGIDLGSDVGEIYGLVFLAVLLGIGYWVVLNRTRFGYDLRATGASETAAAASGVDAKRMVLVSMLISGALAGLSGLPLLLGDTHTYSLSFPAGLGFTAIGIALLGRNNPGGIALAALLWAFLDKASPALDYATPVAYPKEIATIMQGLIVFAVVISYEAVRQWGLRRQQSRVGAELAAAAAQNTDKEVAA from the coding sequence ATGAAGAAGTTCGACAAGGAGCGGGTGCTCGTCGCGGTGGCCGGACCGGTCATCGCGCTCGTCCTGGCGGTCGTGCTGACCTCGATCGTCCTGCTGGCGTCGGGCAAGAACCCGTTCGAGCCCTACGGCCTGATGCTGCAGCAGGCGACGTTCTCCGACGTCCAGGTGCTGATCATCAACCAGGCGACGCTGTACTACATCGCCGCCATCGCGGTCGCCCTCGGCTTCCGCATGAACCTGTTCAACATCGGCGTCGACGGCCAGTACCGCCTCGCCGTGGTGATGACCGCCGTCGTCGGCGCCAACGTGGCGCTGCCGAGCTTCCTGCAGATCCCGCTGCTGCTCGTCGTCGCCATGGGCACCGGCGCCCTCTGGGCCGGCGTCGCCGGCGTCCTGAAGGTCACCCGGGGCGTCAGCGAGGTCGTGGCCACGATCATGCTGAACTCGATCGCCACCGCCGTCATCGGCTACGTCACCCTCTCCAACGTCTGGGGCGTGCCGGTCGGCGACAACATGACCACCGGCGTGATGCACAGGTCCGGCTGGTTCCCGGGCATCGACCTCGGCTCCGACGTCGGTGAGATCTACGGCCTGGTCTTCCTCGCCGTCCTGCTCGGCATCGGCTACTGGGTCGTCCTCAACCGCACCCGCTTCGGCTACGACCTGCGCGCCACCGGCGCCTCCGAGACCGCCGCCGCGGCCTCCGGCGTCGACGCCAAGCGCATGGTGCTGGTCTCCATGCTGATCTCCGGCGCCCTGGCCGGCCTGTCGGGCCTGCCGCTGCTGCTCGGCGACACGCACACCTACAGCCTGAGCTTCCCCGCCGGCCTCGGCTTCACCGCCATCGGCATCGCCCTGCTCGGCCGCAACAACCCCGGCGGCATTGCGCTGGCCGCCCTGCTGTGGGCCTTCCTCGACAAGGCCTCGCCCGCCCTGGACTACGCGACCCCGGTGGCGTACCCGAAGGAGATAGCCACGATCATGCAGGGCCTGATCGTCTTCGCGGTCGTCATCTCGTACGAGGCCGTACGGCAGTGGGGTCTGCGCCGCCAGCAGAGCCGGGTCGGCGCCGAGCTGGCAGCGGCCGCCGCTCAGAACACCGACAAGGAGGTGGCGGCCTGA
- a CDS encoding BMP family protein, translated as MRRVSRITIAGVATAALALTVSACGSSSTSSSSGDGKSKGIGLAYDVGGKGDQSFNDAAYAGYQKAEKDFGVGGRDIEPQDGESDADKAQRLETLAKAGYNPIIGVGYSYAPAVKQVAAKYPKVTFGIVDDNTIHAKNVADLVFHEEQASYLAGVAAAKATKKNHVGFIGGVDIPLIHKFEAGFKQGAQSVNPKIRIESQYLTQTAQEGGFSSPDKGENAANGQIDAGADVIYAAAGLSGQGVIKSAAAHKVWAIGVDSDQYKQTALAAYKNSILTSALKNVQGAVYDLAKSVIKDKKPQSGEIRGSLENGGVGLSDANPAFKGNADIQAAVKKAEDGIRNGSITVKTS; from the coding sequence ATGCGCCGGGTGTCCCGTATCACCATTGCAGGCGTTGCGACCGCAGCGCTCGCCCTCACCGTTTCCGCCTGTGGAAGCTCGTCCACCTCGTCCTCCTCGGGCGACGGCAAGTCCAAGGGCATCGGCCTGGCCTACGACGTCGGCGGCAAGGGTGACCAGTCCTTCAACGACGCAGCCTACGCCGGCTACCAGAAGGCCGAGAAGGACTTCGGCGTCGGCGGCCGGGACATCGAGCCGCAGGACGGCGAGTCGGACGCGGACAAGGCGCAGCGCCTGGAGACCCTGGCCAAGGCGGGCTACAACCCGATCATCGGCGTCGGCTACTCCTACGCCCCGGCCGTGAAGCAGGTCGCCGCCAAGTACCCGAAGGTCACCTTCGGCATCGTCGACGACAACACCATCCACGCGAAGAACGTCGCCGACCTGGTCTTCCACGAGGAGCAGGCCTCCTACCTGGCCGGCGTCGCCGCCGCGAAGGCCACCAAGAAGAACCACGTCGGCTTCATCGGCGGTGTGGACATCCCGCTGATCCACAAGTTCGAGGCGGGCTTCAAGCAGGGCGCGCAGTCGGTCAACCCGAAGATCAGGATCGAGTCGCAGTACCTGACCCAGACGGCCCAGGAGGGCGGCTTCTCCAGCCCCGACAAGGGCGAGAACGCGGCCAACGGCCAGATCGACGCGGGTGCCGACGTGATCTACGCGGCCGCCGGCCTCTCCGGCCAGGGCGTGATCAAGTCCGCCGCCGCGCATAAGGTGTGGGCCATCGGCGTCGACTCCGACCAGTACAAGCAGACCGCGCTGGCGGCCTACAAGAACTCCATCCTGACCTCGGCCCTGAAGAACGTGCAGGGCGCGGTCTACGACCTGGCCAAGTCGGTCATCAAGGACAAGAAGCCGCAGAGCGGCGAGATCCGCGGCTCGCTGGAGAACGGCGGCGTGGGCCTGTCCGACGCCAACCCGGCCTTCAAGGGCAACGCCGACATCCAGGCCGCGGTGAAGAAGGCCGAGGACGGCATCAGGAACGGCAGCATCACGGTGAAGACCTCTTGA